In Methylobacterium aquaticum, the following are encoded in one genomic region:
- a CDS encoding NAD(P)/FAD-dependent oxidoreductase: MTEPFPLGPALWAATAPPAPAMQALTESGRADVVVIGAGFCGLSTALHLAEAGLKPVVLEAREIGFGGSGRNGGQVIPGLKHDPDELVQMFGSERGERLAAFGAGTADAVFDLIAKHRMDVPHIRTGWIQGAHTAEGLSVAERRAEQWSRRGAPVRLLDKAETDRLLGTERYRGGWLDGRAGAVQPLAYARGLARAALAAGAAIHTDTPVTGLSRQGATWTVRTAGGPSLTTERVVLCTNGYSGDLWPNLRQTIIAANSFQVATTPLSDNLRRTVLPEGQVCSDTRKLLLYFRLDHTGRLLLGGRGPFREPKGQSDWSHLERIVPKLFPQLAGIGFDHRWCGRVAVTRDYLPHLHAPEPGLLIDIGCQGRGVGLQTRMGQAIAASIARSDPDALPIAPTPITPLPLHGLHRLYASAVVAWYRLQDGGL, from the coding sequence ATGACCGAACCCTTCCCCCTCGGGCCGGCCCTCTGGGCCGCCACCGCCCCGCCGGCCCCGGCCATGCAAGCCCTGACGGAATCCGGCCGGGCCGACGTGGTGGTGATCGGCGCCGGCTTCTGCGGCCTGTCGACGGCGCTCCACCTCGCGGAAGCCGGTCTGAAGCCCGTGGTGCTGGAGGCGCGCGAGATCGGCTTCGGCGGCTCGGGCCGCAACGGCGGCCAGGTGATCCCGGGCCTCAAGCACGATCCCGACGAATTGGTGCAGATGTTCGGGAGTGAGCGCGGCGAGCGCCTCGCCGCCTTCGGGGCCGGCACGGCGGATGCGGTGTTCGACCTCATCGCCAAGCACCGGATGGACGTGCCCCATATCCGCACCGGCTGGATCCAGGGCGCCCATACCGCCGAGGGCCTGTCCGTGGCGGAACGCCGGGCCGAGCAATGGTCGCGCCGCGGCGCGCCCGTGCGCCTGCTCGACAAGGCCGAGACCGACCGGCTGCTCGGCACCGAGCGCTACCGCGGCGGCTGGCTCGACGGGCGGGCCGGCGCGGTGCAGCCGCTCGCCTACGCCCGCGGCCTGGCCAGGGCGGCGCTCGCGGCCGGCGCGGCGATCCATACCGACACCCCCGTGACCGGCCTGTCGCGCCAGGGCGCGACCTGGACGGTGCGGACGGCCGGAGGCCCGAGTCTGACCACCGAGCGGGTGGTGCTCTGCACCAACGGCTATTCGGGCGACCTGTGGCCGAACTTGCGCCAGACCATCATCGCGGCGAACTCGTTCCAGGTCGCCACGACGCCGCTCTCCGACAACCTGCGCCGCACGGTGCTGCCCGAGGGCCAGGTCTGCTCCGACACCCGCAAGCTCCTGCTCTATTTCCGCCTCGACCATACCGGCCGGCTGCTGCTCGGCGGGCGCGGGCCGTTCCGCGAGCCGAAGGGGCAGAGTGACTGGTCGCATCTCGAGCGGATCGTCCCGAAGCTGTTTCCGCAGCTCGCCGGAATCGGCTTCGATCATCGCTGGTGCGGGCGGGTCGCGGTCACCCGGGACTACCTGCCCCACCTGCACGCGCCCGAGCCGGGCCTCCTCATCGACATCGGCTGCCAGGGCCGGGGCGTCGGCCTCCAGACCCGGATGGGCCAGGCGATCGCCGCCTCCATCGCCCGGAGCGACCCCGATGCGCTGCCGATCGCCCCGACCCCGATCACGCCGCTGCCGCTGCACGGGCTGCACCGGCTCTACGCCTCGGCGGTGGTGGCGTGGTACCGGCTCCAGGATGGGGGTCTGTAG
- a CDS encoding bifunctional diguanylate cyclase/phosphodiesterase codes for MAPTIDTPPAGASRGRSSRIVVASAGLLAVVIAISSGLLARSLHQHEITETERNLVGLSTVLADQADRALQSIELVQDSVIGEFRAAGIASDEDYAALAGRPSLHEALKTRIAALPQVNAVTVIDRHGNLLNFSRYWPIPKVNISDRDYFKMLKSDPGLDRYIGQPVQNRGDGAWTIYIARKVRAPDGSFLGLVLGAVELGYFERLYAAIVPASDYVVSIFRQDGTMLVRHPQRNGSVGRIFTGAAALKIAGTAPGGGTIRVVSPIDGHDRIAATTALTRYPMLLSVSRTAEASLAAWRQQAWIIGAAALLLDLGLAGLVLLGLRQARGQDRLAAAEAARSAAEARERGERELGAQRAKFGVALDHMTQGLCLFDRDDRLIVMNTRYAELHAVPEALRREGTTLSALLDHLGADGTRAALVAAARRRIAAGGPASFTCDLTDGRAIAVVHVPVPGGGWICTHEDVSERRRNEARIAHMAGHDALTGLPNRAQLQERLDAALAERRTEDAVSVLCLDLDGFKEVNDTYGHPVGDELLRLVGRRLREVVGATAFVGRLGGDEFAVIRCAPSHPAGVAALAERIVRLLRQPFEVQGHEVGIGTSIGVATTEEADVTTAELQRRADVALYQAKSSGRNGWRFFDPAMDADLQRRRQLSADLRVALAEGQLALHYQPIVAADGSGLRAREALLRWHHPRDGVVSPGEFIPIAEATGQIRGLGAWALARACADAAAWPAEIKVAVNLSPAQFVGDGLVEEVAGALEASGLPPERLELEITESVLLQDDAATLAILHRLRALGVGTAMDDFGTGYSSLSYLRRFPFDKIKIDRCFVQDLGQEDGSAAIIRATIDLGKALGMAVLAEGVETETQAAILREAGCDELQGYLFGRPRPIGDAKDRTAAGGVSAAAA; via the coding sequence GTGGCCCCGACGATCGACACTCCGCCGGCCGGTGCCTCGCGCGGCCGTTCCTCCCGGATCGTGGTCGCGTCCGCCGGCCTGCTGGCGGTGGTGATCGCGATCTCCTCGGGGCTGCTGGCGAGAAGCCTGCACCAGCACGAGATCACCGAGACGGAGCGCAATCTCGTCGGACTCTCCACGGTGCTGGCCGACCAGGCCGACCGGGCGCTGCAATCGATCGAGCTGGTCCAGGACAGCGTGATCGGCGAGTTCCGGGCGGCGGGGATCGCCAGCGACGAGGACTACGCCGCGCTGGCCGGCAGGCCGTCGCTGCACGAGGCACTCAAGACCCGCATCGCCGCCCTGCCGCAGGTGAACGCCGTCACGGTGATCGACCGGCACGGCAATCTCCTGAACTTCAGCCGCTACTGGCCGATCCCGAAGGTCAACATCTCCGATCGGGACTACTTCAAGATGCTGAAGTCCGATCCCGGACTCGACCGCTACATCGGCCAGCCGGTGCAGAATCGCGGTGACGGGGCCTGGACGATCTACATCGCCCGCAAGGTTCGCGCCCCGGACGGATCGTTCCTCGGCCTGGTTCTCGGGGCCGTCGAGCTCGGCTATTTCGAACGGCTCTACGCGGCGATCGTCCCGGCTTCCGACTACGTCGTCTCGATCTTCCGCCAGGACGGCACGATGCTCGTCCGACATCCCCAGCGCAACGGCAGCGTCGGGCGGATCTTCACCGGTGCGGCGGCCCTGAAGATCGCCGGCACGGCGCCGGGGGGCGGCACGATCCGCGTGGTCAGCCCGATCGACGGACACGACCGCATCGCCGCCACGACGGCGCTGACGCGCTACCCGATGCTCCTGAGCGTCAGCCGCACCGCGGAGGCGAGCCTCGCGGCCTGGCGCCAGCAGGCGTGGATCATCGGCGCGGCCGCCCTGCTCCTCGATCTCGGCCTCGCCGGGCTGGTGCTGCTCGGCTTGCGCCAGGCGCGGGGGCAGGACCGGCTCGCCGCGGCGGAGGCCGCCCGCTCCGCCGCCGAGGCGCGGGAGCGGGGCGAGCGGGAACTCGGCGCCCAGCGGGCGAAGTTCGGCGTCGCCCTCGACCACATGACGCAAGGGCTGTGCCTGTTCGACCGCGACGACCGGCTGATCGTGATGAACACGCGCTATGCCGAGCTGCACGCCGTGCCGGAGGCCCTGCGCCGGGAGGGCACGACGCTTTCGGCCCTCCTCGACCATCTCGGGGCGGACGGGACGCGGGCGGCCCTGGTGGCGGCGGCCCGCCGCCGCATCGCCGCCGGCGGCCCGGCGAGCTTCACCTGCGACCTCACCGACGGTCGCGCCATCGCGGTCGTGCATGTGCCGGTCCCGGGCGGCGGCTGGATCTGCACCCACGAGGACGTGAGCGAGCGCCGCCGCAACGAGGCGCGCATCGCCCACATGGCCGGCCACGACGCCCTGACCGGCCTGCCGAACCGCGCCCAGCTGCAGGAGCGCCTCGACGCGGCGCTGGCGGAGCGCCGCACCGAGGATGCGGTGAGCGTGCTCTGCCTCGACCTCGACGGCTTCAAGGAGGTCAACGACACCTACGGCCACCCGGTCGGCGACGAGCTCCTGCGCCTCGTCGGGCGGCGGCTGCGGGAGGTGGTCGGCGCCACGGCCTTCGTCGGCCGCCTGGGCGGCGACGAGTTCGCGGTGATCCGGTGCGCGCCCTCGCACCCGGCCGGCGTGGCGGCGCTCGCCGAGCGGATCGTGCGGCTCCTGCGGCAGCCCTTCGAGGTCCAGGGCCACGAGGTCGGCATCGGCACCTCGATCGGCGTCGCGACGACGGAGGAGGCCGACGTCACCACCGCCGAGCTGCAGCGCCGGGCCGACGTCGCGCTCTACCAGGCGAAATCCTCGGGGCGGAACGGCTGGCGCTTCTTCGACCCGGCCATGGATGCCGACCTCCAGCGCCGCCGCCAGCTCAGCGCCGACCTGCGCGTCGCGCTCGCCGAGGGGCAGCTCGCCCTGCACTACCAGCCGATCGTCGCCGCCGACGGGTCGGGCTTGCGCGCCCGCGAGGCGCTGCTGCGCTGGCACCACCCGCGCGACGGCGTCGTCAGCCCGGGCGAGTTCATCCCGATCGCCGAGGCGACCGGGCAGATCCGCGGGCTCGGCGCCTGGGCCCTCGCCCGGGCCTGCGCCGATGCCGCCGCCTGGCCGGCGGAGATCAAGGTGGCGGTGAACCTGTCCCCGGCGCAGTTCGTCGGCGACGGGCTCGTCGAGGAGGTGGCGGGAGCGCTCGAGGCGAGCGGCCTGCCGCCGGAGCGGCTCGAACTCGAGATCACCGAATCGGTGCTGCTGCAGGACGACGCGGCCACGCTGGCGATCCTGCACCGGTTGCGCGCCCTCGGCGTCGGCACCGCGATGGACGATTTCGGCACCGGCTATTCGAGCCTGAGCTACCTGCGCCGCTTCCCCTTCGACAAGATCAAGATCGACCGCTGCTTCGTGCAGGATCTCGGGCAGGAGGACGGCAGCGCCGCCATCATCCGCGCCACGATCGACCTCGGCAAGGCCCTCGGCATGGCGGTGCTGGCCGAGGGCGTCGAGACCGAGACGCAGGCCGCGATCCTGCGCGAGGCGGGCTGCGACGAGTTGCAGGGCTACCTGTTCGGCCGCCCCCGCCCGATCGGGGACGCGAAGGACCGTACGGCGGCCGGCGGAGTCTCGGCCGCGGCCGCCTGA